From one Solanum stenotomum isolate F172 chromosome 12, ASM1918654v1, whole genome shotgun sequence genomic stretch:
- the LOC125847648 gene encoding serine/threonine-protein phosphatase 7, with the protein MLSESEPPAAAANLPSATPPPPSSDEDFFSSVSVASTSSTSSPSTPIPSPPQPHPEVPISWPEDGTLTLAWVTNLMLAFDWSSKNLAPTELPSVLPVAVFDRLILTGSKILHKEPNCVHIDSELGLGKDSRVIVVGDVHGQLHDVLFLLRDAGFPSDDRFFVFNGDYVDRGAWGLETFLTLLAWKVFMPNRVFLLRGNHESKYCTSVYGFEKEVLAKYADSGKHVYRKCLGCFEGLPLASIIGDNVYTAHGGIFRSIAVTPAKRAKGKKNRKIVSNPDVTALSLGSMEELLKARRSVLDPPWEGTNLIPGDVLWSDPSMKPGLSPNKERGIGLLWGPDCTEDFLKKLNLKLIIRSHEGPDAREKREGMEGMDQGYTIDHEVQSGKLITVFSAPDYPQFQATKDRYRNKGAYIILEPPNFDIPVYHSFEAVTPRPKVNPYYDFEDCIDSDEELDLASMAT; encoded by the exons ATGCTATCAGAATCAGAACCACCGGCCGCAGCCGCCAATTTACCATCAGCCACCCCTCCGCCGCCGTCATCCGATGAGGACTTTTTCTCGTCTGTATCGGTGGCATCGACGTCTTCCACGTCATCGCCGTCCACCCCGATTCCTTCACCACCACAGCCTCATCCAGAGGTTCCAATTTCATGGCCTGAAGACGGGACTTTAACCCTAGCTTGGGTTACGAACTTGATGTTAGCATTTGATTGGTCATCCAAGAATCTTGCTCCGACGGAGCTGCCATCGGTGTTACCTGTAGCGGTTTTTGATCGGCTTATACTAACGGGTTCGAAGATCTTGCATAAAGAACCCAATTGTGTGCATATCGATAGCGAGTTGGGGTTGGGAAAGGATTCGAGGGTTATTGTTGTTGGGGACGTACACGGCCAGTTACATGATGTCTTGTTCTTATTGAGAGATGCGGGTTTTCCCTCTGATGATCGGTTCTTTGTGTTCAACGGAGACTATGTCGATAGAGGTGCTTGGGGTCTTGAGACCTTCCTTACCTTGTTGGCTTGGAAG GTTTTTATGCCCAATAGGGTGTTTCTCCTTCGTGGAAATCACGAGTCAAAGTACTGTACTTCTGTTTATGGTTTTGAAAAGGAGGTTTTAGCCAAGTATGCGGATAGTGGGAAACATGTTTACAGGAAATGTTTAGGATGTTTCGAAGGACTCCCTCTTGCCTCCATTATTGGTGATAATGTCTACACTGCACACGGAGGTATTTTCCGTAGTATTGCTGTCACTCCAGCTAAAAGAGCTAAAGGGAAGAAGAACCGTAAAATAGTTTCGAATCCCGATGTTACTGCTTTATCTCTTGGTTCTATGGAGGAATTATTAAAAGCTAGGAGATCTGTCCTTGATCCTCCTTGGGAAGGTACGAATTTGATACCGGGTGATGTCTTATGGTCAGACCCGTCAATGAAACCTGGACTTTCCCCGAATAAAGAAAGAGGAATTGGTCTCTTATGGGGTCCGGATTGCACAGAAGATTTcttgaagaagttgaatttaAAG TTGATTATAAGGTCACATGAAGGTCCAGATGCAAGGGAAAAGAGAGAGGGAATGGAAGGAATGGATCAAGGGTATACCATAGATCATGAGGTCCAATCCGGTAAATTGATTACAGTGTTTAGTGCCCCAGACTATCCACAGTTTCAG GCAACAAAGGATAGGTACCGAAATAAAGGAGCATATATTATTTTGGAACCTCCTAATTTTGACATCCCCGTTTATCATAGTTTTGAAGCAGTGACGCCCCGACCCAAG GTGAATCCGTATTATGATTTTGAAGATTGCATTGATTCTGATGAAGAACTAGACTTGGCGTCTATGGCTACAtga
- the LOC125847634 gene encoding protein transport protein Sec24-like At3g07100: MGTEYPNRPTFPSRPAATPFGVPQSTTPFQSSRPVVGSDASAFRPALPTSSPAMSSSGPMVGPGISTFRPMPPGIPNDAGRPPPTATPPYGPTGSVPFPRFPSLQFPSTAQVPPPRTSMPGQPVVAAPVRPVSGPFSTPPGAHYPQNQPPTVPMGSPPQGANTMQPSPHVHQGPMQSQFSAARATTQPSSPLAGSAYPAARPGFQSGFPGYISQQPSGFAQAPPRQSVPFPSQPGGYVPPVPAASSPYLSQQGGFAPPPPLTSQRPGSMPPTSAMQGLVEDFSSFSIGSVPGSFDSGLDSKVLPRPIDVDLERNVLSEMYPMNCSSRFLRLTTSGIPNSQSLASRWHLSLGAVVCPLAEAPDGEEVPVVNFAPTGIIRCRRCRTYVNPYVTFTDSGRKWRCNICALLNEVPGEYFAHLDASGRRVDLDQRPELTKGSVEFIAPAEYMVRPPMPPLYFFLIDVSLTAVRSGMLEVLAQTIKNSLDSLPGFPRTQIGFITYDSTVHFYNMKSSLTQPQMMVMSDLEDVFVPLPDDLLVNLSESRTVVDAFLDSLPSMFQDNVNVESAFGPALKTAFMVMNQLGGKLLIFQSSLPSLGVGRLKLRGDDLRVYGTDKEHTLRVPEDPFYKQMAADFTKYQIAVNVYAFSDKYTDIATIGTLAKYTGGQVYYYPSFQASIHKDRLRHELTRDLTREIAWESVMRIRCGKGVRFTTYHGNFMLRSTDLIALPAVDCDKAYAMQLSLEETLLTSQTVFFQIALLYTSSSGERRIRVHTAAAPVVSDLGEMYRLSDTGAIISLFTRLAIEKTLTSKLEEARNSIQLRIVKALREYRNLHAVQHRVAGRMIYPESLKYLPLYGLALCKTTALRGGYADAQLDERCAAGYTMMALPVKRLLKLLYPKLIRIDEYLLKKPSSPEESKDILQGFPLTSESLDPQGLYLYDDGFRFVIWFGRMLSPNMIQSLLGENFAADFSKVSLQELDNEMSRELMGLLKRQRENDRSYYQLCHLVRQGEQPREGYFLLANLIEDPVGGSMGYQDWILQVHRQVQQNA, from the exons ATGGGCACCGAATATCCCAATCGGCCAACCTTTCCCTCAAGGCCTGCTGCTACACCATTTGGTGTACCGCAGAGTACAACTCCTTTTCAATCATCTCGTCCAGTGGTTGGATCTGATGCTTCTGCTTTTCGGCCTGCTCTTCCTACTTCTTCTCCGGCTATGTCCTCATCTGGCCCCATGGTAGGACCAGGGATCTCTACTTTTAGACCGATGCCACCCGGGATTCCTAATGATGCAGGGAGGCCACCTCCAACAGCAACACCTCCATATGGGCCGACAGGCTCTGTCCCTTTCCCACGTTTCCCCTCACTGCAGTTTCCTTCTACAGCTCAGGTACCACCTCCACGCACTTCAATGCCGGGGCAGCCTGTTGTAGCAGCCCCAGTTAGACCTGTTTCAGGGCCTTTCTCAACACCTCCTGGTGCCCATTATCCACAAAACCAACCTCCTACTGTTCCGATGGGATCTCCTCCTCAAGGTGCAAATACAATGCAGCCTAGTCCACATGTTCATCAGGGTCCCATGCAGTCCCAGTTTTCTGCTGCCAGAGCAACCACACAGCCATCTTCCCCTTTAGCAGGTTCAGCTTATCCTGCTGCTAGACCTGGCTTTCAATCTGGTTTTCCTGGATATATAAGTCAGCAACCTTCAGGGTTTGCACAAGCTCCACCTAGACAATCAGTACCATTTCCTTCTCAGCCAGGCGGCTATGTTCCACCAGTGCCAGCAGCTTCTAGTCCCTATCTTTCTCAACAAGGAGGGTTTGCACCACCACCACCTCTAACATCTCAACGTCCGGGATCTATGCCTCCTACGTCAGCTATGCAAGGTTTGGTGGAAGACTTCAGTTCGTTCTCAATTGGGTCTGTTCCAGGATCATTTGATTCCGGCCTTGACTCTAAGGTTCTACCGAGACCAATTGACGTTGATCTTGAGCGGAACGTTTTGTCTGAGATGTATCCCATGAACTGCAGTTCAAGATTTTTGAGGCTGACAACTAGTGGCATACCAAATTCTCAGTCTTTGGCTTCAAGGTGGCACTTATCTCTTGGAGCAGTTGTTTGTCCTCTCGCCGAGGCACCTGATGGG GAAGAAGTTCCTGTGGTTAATTTTGCCCCAACTGGTATTATCCGCTGTAGAAGGTGTCGCACTTACGTAAATCCTTATGTGACATTCACTGACAGTGGAAGAAAGTGGAGATGTAATATATGTGCATTGCTTAATGAAG TTCCTGGTGAATATTTCGCCCATTTGGATGCCAGTGGCAGAAGAGTCGACTTGGATCAAAGGCCTGAACTTACCAAAGGTAGCGTGGAGTTCATTGCTCCAGCTGAGTACATGGTCCGGCCTCCGATGCCTCCCCTGTATTTCTTTCTCATCGATGTATCTTTGACTGCTGTGAGAAGTGGAATGCTTGAG GTTTTAGCACAAACAATCAAGAACAGTTTGGACAGCTTGCCTGGATTTCCGAGAACACAGATCGGGTTTATAACTTACGACAGTACAGTACACTTTTATAACATGAAG TCATCCTTGACTCAACCTCAAATGATGGTCATGTCAGATCTCGAAGATGTATTTGTGCCATTGCCAGATGATCTTCTTGTCAACTTGTCAGAATCAAGAACTGTGGTAGATGCATTTCTAGACAGCCTTCCTTCAATGTTTCAGGATAATGTGAATGTGGAATCAGCTTTTGGTCCAGCTCTTAAAACAGCCTTCATGGTTATG AACCAACTTGGCGGTAAATTGCTGATCTTTCAAAGCAGCCTTCCATCACTTGGTGTTGGCCGCTTAAAACTGCGAGGAGATGATCTTCGTGTATATGGAACTGATAAAGAACATACATTGAGAGTACCTGAAGATCCTTTTTATAAACAGATGGCTGCTGATTTCACCAAGTATCAGATAGCAGTCAATGTATATGCTTTCAGCGACAAATATACTGACATAGCTACTATAG GGACGCTGGCAAAGTATACAGGTGGTCAGGTATACTACTATCCAAGTTTTCAAGCTTCCATTCACAAAGATAGATTGCGTCACGAGTTAACCCGAGATCTTACAAGGGAGATTGCTTGGGAGTCTGTCATGCGCATAAGATGTGGAAAAG GTGTTCGTTTTACAACTTATCATGGGAACTTCATGCTGAGATCCACTGATCTAATAGCACTTCCTGCTGTTGACTGTGATAAAGCATATGCAATGCAGTTATCTCTTGAAGAAACACTACTCACTTCCCAGACAGTATTTTTCCAAATTGCTCTACT ATACACATCATCTTCTGGAGAAAGGCGCATTAGAGTACACACAGCAGCAGCACCTGTTGTTTCAGATTTAGGAGAAATGTATCGCCTGTCTGATACTGGTGctatcatttctctttttacCAGGCTTG CCATTGAGAAAACTCTGACCTCTAAATTAGAGGAGGCTCGAAATTCTATTCAACTCAGGATTGTGAAAGCTCTTAGAGAATATCGAAATCTCCATGCTGTTCAGCACCGTGTGGCCGGAAGGATGATATATCCAGAATCTTTAAAGTACTTGCCATTATATGGATTAGCTTTATGCAAAACAACTGCCCTTCGTGGTGGATATGCTGATGCTCAGCTTGATGAACGATGTGCTGCTGGATATACCATGATGGCTTTGCCCGTTAAAAGATTGTTGAAGCTTCTATATCCTAAGTTGATCCGTATAGATGAATATCTTCTAAAA AAACCATCTTCACCTGAGGAGTCTAAAGACATCTTGCAAGGGTTTCCACTTACATCAGAGAGCTTAGATCCCCAGGGTCTCTATCTCTATGATGATGGTTTCCGGTTTGTCATCTGGTTTGGTAGAATGCTTTCTCCTAATATGATCCAGAGTTTGCTTGGAGAAAACTTTGCTGCTGACTTCTCTAAG GTTTCTCTTCAAGAGCTAGATAATGAAATGTCAAGAGAACTGATGGGTTTGCTTAAAAGGCAAAGGGAGAACGACAGATCATACTATCAACTATGCCATCTTGTGAGGCAAGGTGAACAGCCTAGAGAAGGCTACTTCTTGCTTGCAAATCTAATTGAGGATCCAGTTGGTGGTTCTATGGGTTATCAGGATTGGATTCTGCAAGTACACCGACAAGTCCAGCAAAATGCATAA